Proteins encoded by one window of Bradyrhizobium sp. B097:
- a CDS encoding methyltransferase, with translation MSLSTNLAYDRLTRMLGSAWFLLLALAVSFKLATPAGEPWPSLVSNFFVAVFYLMLALLILIRGPAKAQAEGLLPRIAAFVGTYWPWTITFFEKTEGTLPNLLSTAFVLTGMIMILVTVRHLGRSFSLVPQARSVVQTGPYRWIKHPLYLSEEIVFVGVVLQHLSWMTVALLFLHICIQVWRIHYEEDVLRRTLPEYSSYEASRWRLIPYVW, from the coding sequence ATGAGCCTTTCGACGAACCTGGCCTACGATCGGCTCACCCGAATGCTGGGCAGCGCCTGGTTCCTCCTGCTGGCGCTTGCCGTGTCATTCAAGCTCGCGACACCGGCGGGGGAGCCGTGGCCGTCGCTCGTATCGAACTTCTTTGTCGCGGTGTTCTACCTGATGCTGGCGCTCCTGATCCTGATCCGGGGGCCTGCAAAGGCGCAGGCCGAAGGGTTGCTGCCGAGGATCGCCGCGTTCGTCGGCACATACTGGCCGTGGACGATCACGTTTTTCGAGAAGACCGAAGGCACATTGCCGAATCTGTTATCCACGGCTTTCGTGCTGACCGGCATGATCATGATCCTCGTCACTGTCCGCCATCTCGGACGGTCGTTCAGCCTGGTGCCGCAGGCGCGTTCGGTGGTGCAGACCGGGCCGTACCGGTGGATCAAGCACCCGCTCTACCTATCGGAAGAGATCGTGTTCGTCGGCGTTGTGTTGCAGCATCTGAGCTGGATGACCGTCGCCTTGCTGTTCCTGCATATCTGCATCCAGGTCTGGCGAATTCATTACGAAGAAGACGTGCTTCGGCGCACTCTTCCTGAATATTCCAGCTACGAGGCCTCGCGCTGGAGATTGATTCCCTATGTCTGGTGA
- a CDS encoding type II secretion system F family protein, translating to MDGQKGNHPMTAVLGFATLAVALAAATFLLIIREMHLRALNTRVSNAVLGISDRSNSGDLIGWLSSVGTRYRRFYAQENLDQLKMVLQSAGFNHYRTLPIWIGFKTVSTFVLPIAAFAIAQILGRPLSDVLIFTLIGVAFGIMVPRLILLVVKRRFDAAIRLGTPDTIDLLVVCSEAGMGLESAIERVADEMRESNPAISHVLRGLLDDLRILPNRAEAFEKLASTSEGLRRFGTMVSQSLQYGTPLSQALRSIAVDLRRERITKLEERAHKLGAKLTVPMVLFLLPAMFVILGGSPFLHLIRTFADLGK from the coding sequence TTGGATGGTCAGAAGGGAAACCACCCTATGACGGCTGTTCTCGGTTTTGCCACTCTTGCCGTTGCACTCGCGGCTGCGACCTTCCTGCTGATCATTCGCGAGATGCATCTCCGCGCCCTCAACACGCGTGTCTCGAATGCCGTGCTGGGCATCTCCGATCGATCGAACTCGGGGGACCTGATCGGCTGGCTTTCATCGGTCGGCACGCGCTACAGGCGTTTCTACGCCCAGGAAAATCTCGACCAACTGAAGATGGTTCTTCAGTCGGCAGGGTTCAATCACTATCGAACCCTGCCGATCTGGATCGGCTTCAAGACGGTCAGCACATTCGTGTTGCCGATCGCAGCTTTCGCGATTGCGCAGATTCTTGGACGACCGCTCAGCGACGTGTTGATCTTCACGCTGATTGGCGTGGCGTTTGGAATCATGGTTCCGCGTCTGATCTTGCTGGTCGTGAAGCGACGCTTCGATGCGGCGATCCGGCTCGGCACGCCCGACACCATCGATCTGCTTGTCGTTTGCAGCGAAGCCGGCATGGGCCTGGAGAGCGCGATTGAGCGTGTGGCGGACGAGATGCGGGAGTCCAATCCCGCCATCAGCCACGTGCTGCGCGGTCTCCTCGATGATTTGCGGATCTTGCCGAACCGTGCCGAAGCGTTCGAGAAGCTCGCTTCCACGTCGGAGGGCCTCCGTCGCTTCGGCACCATGGTCAGTCAAAGCCTGCAATATGGCACGCCGCTGAGCCAGGCCCTGCGCAGCATCGCAGTCGACTTGCGCCGGGAACGCATCACCAAGCTCGAGGAGCGCGCGCACAAATTGGGTGCGAAGCTCACCGTTCCGATGGTGTTGTTTTTGCTTCCGGCGATGTTCGTCATTCTGGGCGGAAGCCCGTTCCTTCATCTGATTCGTACATTCGCCGACCTGGGTAAGTAA
- a CDS encoding type II secretion system F family protein: MSTPLMIVLLLLLCAGANTLWLDSRQRRMDRQLEIALPTAEAATLVSIRRAAKTSRWHMFHRIANYRADAVYMMRPIYVLLAGGMAGAGIIYVNGFLKFSGLYAGIAAAGVAILVVRGLFGWQRHRFANQLFQQLPDAVQLVTSTVRSGLPVHEAFRTIAREMPQPTSGQFAIVCSELNTGRSPEEAVEAVYQRTQVPEYAMFAVTLAVQLKTGGSLAETLQTLGETVSQRVALAARAKALAGEVIFSSRALTGAPVVIGGLLYMINPRSIDLLLFDPQGNVLLAYAACSVLIGHFVIRWMVRRETTL, encoded by the coding sequence ATGTCGACGCCCTTGATGATCGTCCTGCTGCTTCTGCTGTGTGCTGGGGCAAACACCCTTTGGCTCGACTCACGACAGAGGCGAATGGATCGCCAGCTCGAGATTGCCTTGCCGACGGCTGAAGCGGCGACCCTGGTGTCCATCCGTCGTGCGGCGAAGACGTCGCGTTGGCATATGTTCCATCGCATCGCCAACTACCGTGCCGACGCGGTGTACATGATGCGTCCGATTTATGTGCTGCTTGCAGGGGGAATGGCAGGGGCGGGAATCATCTATGTCAACGGGTTCCTGAAGTTTTCGGGCCTCTATGCGGGCATTGCCGCCGCGGGCGTCGCTATCCTGGTCGTGCGCGGGCTGTTCGGATGGCAGCGACACCGCTTTGCAAATCAGCTCTTCCAGCAACTTCCAGACGCGGTCCAGCTGGTGACGAGCACTGTCCGGTCCGGATTGCCCGTCCACGAGGCATTTCGCACCATCGCCCGCGAGATGCCGCAACCGACATCCGGGCAGTTTGCCATCGTCTGCAGCGAACTGAATACAGGCCGGTCGCCCGAGGAGGCTGTGGAAGCCGTCTATCAGCGAACGCAGGTGCCCGAGTATGCGATGTTTGCGGTGACCCTTGCGGTGCAATTGAAGACCGGCGGCAGCCTGGCGGAAACGCTGCAAACGCTGGGCGAGACCGTGAGCCAGCGGGTTGCGCTGGCGGCCCGTGCGAAGGCCTTGGCGGGAGAGGTCATCTTTTCATCGCGTGCGCTCACCGGCGCACCGGTCGTTATCGGCGGGCTGCTTTACATGATCAATCCGCGGTCGATCGATCTGCTGTTGTTCGATCCGCAAGGCAACGTGCTTCTCGCTTATGCGGCTTGCTCGGTCCTGATCGGGCATTTCGTGATCCGTTGGATGGTCAGAAGGGAAACCACCCTATGA
- a CDS encoding ATPase, T2SS/T4P/T4SS family gives MKKFGRRADEMPVRMPGAVLVTPSAVPSVQPVPPALPPEESSVAPPASRPFVSAPRHDEPAAHHPVMSASLRERVIEQIEPAVATTVSRDVLRRQIEEIIHGIANQERLELSGREQLFLAEEIADDMTGYGPLRPLLLDETINDIMINGPNNVYVERAGKLERVAVRFRDNDHIASVAQKIASQVGRRVDESSPMVDCRLHDGSRVNIILPPLAIHSPCISIRKFPNRRLNIAGMIANGSMTPALGQLLEIASRCRLNVLVSGGTGSGKTTLLNALSQFIDNSERIVTIEDAAELQLQQPHVISLETRPPSLEGTGQVTQRDLLWNALRMRPDRIVVGEVRGAEAFDMLQAMNTGHDGSISTVHANSTRDALTRVENMVQMGQVNLPSRAIRSQIVAALDLIVQVERMRDGQRRIIQISEVIGLEGEVITTNDIALFEYKDEDVHGRISGTYRSTNAVPKFKSRLVYYGLDRAWADAMRQI, from the coding sequence GCGGATGCCCGGCGCGGTGCTGGTCACGCCGTCGGCGGTACCAAGCGTGCAACCGGTCCCGCCGGCCTTACCGCCGGAGGAATCAAGCGTGGCGCCACCGGCGTCCCGCCCGTTCGTATCGGCGCCCAGGCATGACGAGCCCGCCGCGCATCATCCGGTGATGTCGGCGTCACTCCGTGAACGGGTGATCGAGCAGATCGAGCCGGCGGTGGCCACCACGGTCTCCCGCGACGTCCTGCGGCGGCAGATCGAGGAAATCATCCACGGCATCGCCAACCAGGAGCGGCTGGAGCTGTCGGGCCGCGAGCAGCTCTTCCTGGCGGAGGAAATCGCCGACGACATGACCGGCTACGGGCCGCTGCGTCCGCTGCTGCTCGACGAGACGATCAACGACATCATGATCAATGGGCCGAACAACGTCTATGTCGAGCGGGCCGGCAAGCTCGAGCGGGTCGCAGTCCGGTTTCGCGACAATGACCACATCGCTTCCGTCGCACAGAAGATTGCCTCACAGGTCGGTCGGCGTGTCGACGAGTCCAGCCCAATGGTGGACTGCCGTCTCCATGACGGCAGCCGCGTCAACATCATCCTGCCGCCGCTGGCGATCCATAGCCCCTGCATCTCGATCCGAAAATTTCCGAACCGGCGTCTGAACATCGCCGGGATGATCGCAAACGGCTCGATGACGCCCGCGCTGGGACAGTTGCTGGAGATCGCCTCCCGCTGCCGGCTCAATGTCCTGGTCTCCGGCGGCACCGGTTCCGGCAAGACGACGCTGCTGAATGCCTTGAGCCAGTTCATCGACAACAGCGAGCGCATCGTCACGATCGAGGACGCGGCGGAGCTGCAGCTGCAGCAGCCGCATGTGATCAGCCTGGAGACCCGGCCCCCGAGCCTCGAAGGCACCGGACAGGTGACGCAACGCGATCTCCTGTGGAACGCGCTGCGTATGCGGCCGGACCGCATCGTCGTGGGCGAGGTGCGCGGCGCCGAGGCATTCGACATGTTGCAGGCGATGAACACCGGCCATGATGGATCGATTTCCACCGTGCATGCCAACAGCACGCGCGATGCTCTGACCCGCGTGGAGAACATGGTGCAGATGGGGCAGGTCAATCTGCCGTCGCGCGCGATCCGGTCGCAGATCGTCGCCGCGCTGGATCTTATCGTGCAGGTCGAGCGCATGCGGGACGGCCAGCGCCGCATCATACAGATCAGCGAGGTGATCGGCCTGGAAGGCGAAGTGATCACCACCAACGACATCGCGCTGTTCGAGTACAAGGACGAGGACGTTCACGGACGGATATCGGGCACCTACCGCTCCACCAACGCGGTTCCGAAGTTCAAGAGCCGCCTCGTCTATTACGGGCTCGATCGAGCCTGGGCAGATGCGATGAGGCAGATCTGA